Proteins encoded by one window of Thioclava nitratireducens:
- a CDS encoding relaxase/mobilization nuclease domain-containing protein gives MRLNDAVDAVTGEVFRDGWSRIRGSMQGLYVAKQSQLVRAAAGHRPAVFKAIRGGGTHTKSQLTNQLEYLTTKSTHIVDSSGFLDGKAKLEAKDIKDLTERFAKRWDAGFKPKLGQTTHMLMSFPIGTRGEDVRDIATDVAERFFQTDEGHFDYIIAVHEDRDHPHAHLVLNRRSQEGEFFFLGRNHRFNYDDFRLAMVEEAEKCGVRLEATRRVDRGVVHYPARTSEVYAAKDEGRAPRERERVGQDLARTLAEIANTRTVYHSLAAEASREAREDIAAALFRAGEVLARGGQVDRTGDVYMAEDQSFEDLRSLYAEKLARVQGMIAEKSDAERPVLEKRLIEIQTQVQHMQPLGLRSSTLSEAPSEGGVYSEVNIQESQLERLTEPRLRSRIDTALRGTGISTSEVVARIETGASNAALEHQWIADDLSKVAEARDLNLERRADLEKARDILNDVHVELGTLLERENVLRRDGVVEEKAVSERFHYHEDAVRAMEGTIRQEMRADGLTAQQIEDRDWQVVSRAERRIETEQRAYLEAHPELLARPGDVIDRSEPYRESITDAARASEITREVDRIMEARDLRTSVADAVADDLRARYPDMPSHLARGLGATYAAVVEIRDTEAINQVRRDNELREGLGVGTRDERLATRDETAPQSDRAGRVPEEVARVLDHERAGELSAPFETEAERDAFRGEIARVLDDRQLGRLTSGDANALEKVLEDRLDRLYVAKVYLQSDAATANTEALRQVVDELADAEYEKHRATDVDGETERGQVH, from the coding sequence ATGCGGCTGAATGATGCGGTTGACGCGGTCACCGGGGAGGTCTTCAGGGATGGCTGGAGCCGGATCCGGGGCTCGATGCAGGGGCTGTACGTGGCCAAGCAGAGCCAGCTTGTGCGTGCGGCGGCGGGGCACCGGCCAGCGGTCTTCAAGGCGATCCGGGGCGGCGGTACCCATACCAAATCACAGCTCACAAACCAGCTCGAGTACCTCACCACCAAGTCCACCCATATCGTGGATTCGAGCGGCTTCCTGGATGGCAAGGCGAAGCTCGAGGCTAAAGACATCAAGGACCTCACCGAGCGCTTTGCCAAGCGGTGGGATGCGGGCTTCAAGCCCAAGCTCGGGCAGACCACCCACATGCTCATGTCTTTCCCCATCGGCACGCGCGGTGAGGATGTGCGCGATATCGCAACGGATGTGGCAGAGCGGTTCTTCCAGACCGACGAAGGGCACTTCGACTACATCATCGCGGTGCATGAGGACCGCGATCATCCCCATGCGCATCTGGTGCTGAACCGCCGCTCGCAGGAAGGCGAGTTCTTCTTCCTCGGGCGCAACCATCGCTTCAACTATGACGACTTCCGCCTCGCCATGGTCGAGGAGGCCGAAAAGTGTGGCGTGCGCCTGGAGGCCACGCGCCGGGTGGATCGCGGGGTTGTGCATTACCCAGCCCGGACCAGCGAGGTCTACGCGGCCAAGGACGAGGGTCGCGCGCCCCGCGAGCGCGAACGTGTGGGGCAGGACCTGGCGCGGACACTGGCGGAGATCGCCAACACCAGAACCGTCTACCATTCGCTTGCCGCGGAAGCCTCCCGCGAGGCCCGCGAGGATATTGCCGCAGCCCTCTTCCGCGCGGGCGAGGTGCTGGCGCGGGGCGGGCAGGTGGATCGAACAGGAGATGTCTATATGGCCGAGGATCAAAGTTTCGAGGATCTGAGAAGCCTCTATGCGGAGAAGCTCGCGCGGGTGCAGGGCATGATCGCCGAAAAGTCCGACGCGGAACGTCCCGTGCTGGAAAAACGCCTCATCGAGATCCAGACGCAGGTCCAGCACATGCAGCCTCTCGGATTGCGTTCGAGCACGTTGTCAGAGGCACCATCGGAGGGCGGGGTCTATTCCGAGGTAAACATCCAAGAGAGCCAGTTGGAGCGCCTCACAGAGCCGCGACTGCGGTCGCGCATAGACACCGCCCTGCGGGGCACGGGGATCAGCACATCGGAAGTGGTGGCCCGGATCGAGACGGGCGCCTCAAATGCAGCGCTCGAGCATCAATGGATCGCCGATGATCTCTCCAAGGTGGCCGAGGCGCGGGACCTGAACCTCGAACGCCGCGCCGACCTGGAAAAGGCGCGTGACATCCTGAATGACGTGCATGTCGAGCTTGGCACGCTTCTGGAACGGGAGAACGTGCTGCGCCGGGATGGGGTCGTGGAGGAGAAAGCGGTCAGCGAGCGGTTCCACTATCACGAGGACGCGGTCCGGGCGATGGAAGGGACAATCCGTCAGGAGATGCGCGCAGACGGCCTGACAGCGCAGCAAATCGAAGACCGGGATTGGCAGGTCGTCTCGCGGGCGGAGCGCCGGATCGAGACGGAGCAGCGCGCGTATCTCGAGGCACACCCGGAGCTGCTCGCACGTCCGGGCGATGTGATCGACCGGTCTGAGCCCTACAGGGAGTCCATCACTGATGCAGCCCGCGCCAGCGAGATCACCCGCGAGGTCGACCGGATCATGGAGGCACGCGACCTCCGCACGTCCGTTGCGGATGCGGTCGCCGATGACTTGCGTGCGCGCTATCCGGACATGCCGTCCCACCTCGCCCGTGGGCTCGGCGCGACCTATGCCGCCGTTGTGGAGATCCGGGACACTGAGGCCATCAATCAGGTTCGCCGCGACAACGAGTTGCGCGAGGGGCTTGGGGTTGGCACGCGTGACGAACGTCTAGCCACCCGCGATGAAACGGCGCCGCAGTCTGACCGTGCCGGCCGTGTCCCAGAGGAGGTTGCACGTGTCCTTGATCATGAACGGGCCGGAGAGCTGTCCGCACCTTTCGAGACCGAGGCGGAGCGGGACGCCTTCCGGGGCGAGATCGCGCGGGTGCTGGATGACCGCCAATTGGGCCGCCTCACATCCGGCGATGCGAATGCGTTGGAGAAGGTTCTCGAGGATCGCCTCGACCGGCTCTATGTCGCCAAGGTCTATCTGCAGTCCGATGCCGCGACGGCCAACACGGAGGCCTTGCGCCAGGTGGTCGATGAACTCGCCGACGCCGAGTATGAAAAACACCGCGCGACAGACGTGGATGGCGAGACCGAGCGGGGCCAGGTCCATTGA
- a CDS encoding Abi family protein, translated as MKYLKQHKSIDECIDIMLMRGMEIPDRDHAERSLHRIGYYRLSAFGYPYRDFCPIPTPDGETEQKVRCDKFKEGTSFDQAINFYLFDKTLRIELLDAIERIEIAVRTAMIEVLGELGPHAHRDRRSYKDRFSEKGEDGSTPLELFIAGLDQHFRSSKEDFAKHFALKYFGPPPIWIEAGTWTWGNLTHIIAHLSDKNKMAIAARIHPDLPMKTFASWITALNDVRNSCAHHARTWNKPLVNSPGVPPKTTFGQLDHLRQPRMGDDAPTKKIYSAIVIMIFMLRQYYPRTRWHIRLRDKILTQDLPYEIRPQTAGFPEGWEYQAIWN; from the coding sequence TTGAAGTACCTCAAGCAGCACAAGTCGATCGATGAATGCATCGACATCATGTTGATGAGGGGTATGGAAATCCCTGACCGAGACCATGCCGAGCGCTCCCTGCACCGCATCGGATACTACCGACTCAGCGCGTTTGGGTATCCTTATCGTGACTTCTGCCCGATCCCAACTCCAGACGGCGAGACGGAGCAGAAGGTCCGATGCGACAAGTTCAAAGAGGGTACGTCCTTCGATCAGGCTATCAACTTCTATCTCTTCGACAAAACCTTGCGCATCGAGCTTCTGGACGCGATTGAGCGCATCGAGATCGCGGTTAGAACCGCGATGATTGAAGTCCTTGGGGAGCTGGGACCACATGCGCATCGCGACAGACGCTCATACAAGGATCGCTTCAGCGAAAAGGGCGAAGATGGCAGCACGCCTCTCGAGCTCTTCATAGCCGGACTGGATCAGCACTTCAGAAGCTCTAAAGAGGACTTCGCGAAGCACTTCGCACTAAAGTACTTTGGTCCTCCACCGATTTGGATCGAGGCTGGGACATGGACCTGGGGCAACCTGACCCACATTATCGCCCACCTGTCCGACAAAAACAAAATGGCAATCGCGGCGCGTATTCACCCGGACCTCCCCATGAAGACATTCGCTTCATGGATCACAGCGCTCAATGACGTCCGCAACAGCTGCGCACATCACGCCCGAACGTGGAACAAGCCCTTGGTTAACAGCCCTGGGGTTCCCCCAAAAACGACATTTGGACAGCTCGACCACCTCCGCCAGCCCAGGATGGGGGACGATGCGCCCACGAAAAAGATTTACAGCGCGATCGTCATCATGATCTTCATGCTGCGGCAGTATTATCCGCGCACCAGGTGGCACATCCGTCTTCGCGACAAGATCTTGACCCAAGACCTCCCTTACGAAATTCGTCCGCAGACAGCCGGGTTCCCGGAGGGCTGGGAGTACCAGGCCATCTGGAACTGA
- a CDS encoding type IV secretory system conjugative DNA transfer family protein: protein MGKVRIATGVLLVTLVTGAMGYTIASAVLTYQDLGFGAEIDFGYIAQNYMAIRARRPEDAQLIHLIVGSFAAAGLMLSLALSGSALTRFGQTHWQTAREMKANGFFGAPGTGFILGKLGPPGSRANYICSKVFPHALIVAPTGRGKTTGFVIPNLLTWQGSAVTLDVKGECFEATARHRAAQGDKVYRFAPTDWEGKRTHRYNPLLRIFELKDPARQQMELQLLATLFLQSDNDRVQGLLKGGIDLFVAAGLLAFQRKRPTLGEIYRIAASGGNKQKEYFARGHEVDNRAAKLIFTRLASTNNDTLTSYVSLLMTSGLDQWQNPAIDEATAVSDFDFRTIRKKPFSVYLVVQPLMVKPLAPLIRLFFSDLLSAMQEKDPGPDEPWPVMIMLDEFNRLGKMPIVVESIETLRTYRGHLAVVTQTIPALDEIYGENTRRALQGNAGVKLYLTPSDEKTVEELSKAVGKTTKTVITRSQSIGKNPFEGRSQSTRTEESSLLPEDEARRLPLDEIVMVIDAQMPVRAKRIQYFDDRLFKAIHAAQTGELPFPEPGGGGSQGTLSLSMRAMPMTPPPDGPRGSEADVERAREGVDGQPSGQSDVVPKKTAPVVQAVIAEEQRQMEMDFGGQLAGAETVGVDDEAQMRSAVDGLDDMEAMLREGDVEKLVAR from the coding sequence ATGGGAAAAGTGCGGATCGCGACCGGCGTTTTGCTGGTAACGCTGGTGACCGGGGCCATGGGCTATACCATCGCCTCGGCGGTGCTGACCTATCAGGACCTTGGCTTCGGGGCCGAGATCGACTTTGGCTATATCGCGCAGAACTACATGGCGATCCGCGCTCGCCGCCCCGAAGATGCCCAGCTCATCCACCTGATCGTCGGCAGCTTCGCCGCCGCCGGCCTGATGCTGAGCCTAGCCCTCTCAGGGTCCGCCCTGACACGCTTTGGCCAGACCCATTGGCAGACCGCGCGAGAGATGAAGGCCAATGGGTTCTTCGGGGCGCCCGGCACCGGGTTCATCCTCGGTAAGCTGGGGCCGCCGGGCTCCCGCGCCAACTACATCTGCTCGAAGGTCTTTCCGCATGCGCTGATCGTGGCGCCCACGGGCCGCGGCAAGACCACGGGCTTTGTCATTCCGAACCTGCTGACCTGGCAAGGCTCCGCCGTGACGCTCGATGTGAAGGGCGAGTGTTTCGAGGCCACGGCCCGGCACCGCGCAGCGCAGGGTGACAAGGTCTATCGCTTTGCCCCCACCGATTGGGAGGGCAAACGCACGCATCGCTACAACCCGCTCCTGCGCATCTTTGAGCTGAAAGATCCCGCGCGCCAGCAGATGGAACTGCAGCTTCTGGCGACGCTCTTCCTGCAAAGCGACAACGATCGGGTACAGGGCCTCCTCAAGGGCGGGATTGATCTCTTTGTGGCAGCAGGCCTGTTGGCTTTCCAGCGCAAACGTCCGACCCTGGGCGAAATCTACCGCATCGCGGCCTCGGGCGGGAACAAGCAGAAGGAGTATTTCGCGCGGGGTCACGAGGTCGACAACAGGGCGGCCAAACTGATCTTCACGCGGCTCGCTTCGACCAATAACGACACGCTGACCTCCTATGTCTCGCTCCTGATGACCTCGGGGCTCGACCAATGGCAGAACCCTGCCATCGACGAGGCGACGGCGGTGTCGGATTTTGATTTCCGCACGATCCGTAAGAAACCCTTTTCGGTCTACCTCGTGGTCCAGCCGCTGATGGTGAAGCCGCTTGCGCCGCTGATCCGGCTGTTTTTCTCCGATCTTCTCTCGGCCATGCAGGAAAAGGACCCAGGGCCGGATGAGCCTTGGCCGGTGATGATCATGCTCGACGAGTTCAATCGTTTGGGCAAGATGCCCATCGTGGTCGAGAGCATCGAGACCCTGCGGACCTATCGTGGCCATCTGGCCGTGGTTACCCAAACCATCCCCGCCCTTGATGAAATCTATGGCGAGAACACCCGCCGAGCCCTGCAGGGCAACGCGGGCGTGAAGCTCTACCTCACGCCCTCGGATGAAAAAACCGTCGAAGAGCTGAGCAAGGCGGTTGGCAAGACCACGAAGACCGTCATCACGCGTTCGCAGTCCATCGGCAAGAACCCATTCGAGGGCCGTAGCCAATCCACACGGACCGAAGAAAGCTCCTTGCTCCCCGAAGACGAGGCGCGCCGCCTGCCGCTCGACGAGATCGTCATGGTCATCGATGCGCAGATGCCCGTACGTGCGAAGAGAATCCAGTATTTTGACGATCGGCTGTTCAAGGCGATCCACGCGGCGCAGACGGGCGAGTTGCCGTTCCCGGAACCGGGGGGAGGTGGGTCGCAGGGCACGCTATCGCTGAGCATGCGCGCCATGCCGATGACACCGCCACCGGACGGCCCCCGTGGTTCTGAAGCTGATGTGGAGCGGGCACGCGAGGGCGTTGACGGTCAACCCTCAGGGCAATCTGATGTAGTTCCAAAGAAGACCGCGCCTGTCGTTCAAGCCGTTATCGCCGAGGAACAGCGCCAGATGGAGATGGATTTTGGGGGACAGCTTGCGGGTGCCGAGACAGTGGGGGTGGATGATGAGGCGCAGATGCGCTCTGCCGTTGATGGCTTGGACGATATGGAAGCGATGCTGCGAGAGGGGGATGTCGAAAAGCTGGTTGCTCGATAG
- a CDS encoding ATP-binding protein — protein MDVRIQTGWDNDPAGRIRNLSLAPNAKNSLFPLFEAVMNSIHAVEDRFGKDNLSKGEVTIELHRTESGEMEGFTISDNGIGFNESNLESFRRMDSRAKEKIGGKGVGRLVWLKVLDEVRIQSVYDDGSIGRSISFDFKVSNPTDNLTLAPADQSTPGSIIQLTPYKRDYALHIPKKASTITNRLLAHFISYFINISHPKITVCDVDAEIDLFDAFSESVERDADYRFTLSASGGSEDFVCHCFLLPKAISDDERSTNALYLGANGRAVKRFDMDGVIGLKAIDNKFAFLGYIESAALDESVNDTRTDFSLSEDEIESIVDQAKERVKEFLAPELAEIREKQTGIVSALRIEHPRFLSIQGTDAEVAETLHYGTNRKEDIFVEMSRQSLRQYERRKNAFKRSIEKKLPDVEAKAKEYVAELKQESVSSLAEYVMKRKLVLDVFEESLKFKPNTDQDSEYEDVLHDIICPLKSTSSDLDYDDHNLWIVDDRLAFYSYFNSDTRMEKQVSDPTHPKDRPDVSIFDLGLGFENEDKSSPITIVEFKRPKIDNYTLEKNPITQVRKYVEDMRKSGEAIKYDGTPIRSIEETTPFMCHIIADITPKLRDVMKALGSFHRKAGSNTYYSWDASYSIFIEVSSFKDVLESAKSRNRAFFERIGISV, from the coding sequence ATGGACGTTCGAATTCAAACCGGCTGGGACAACGACCCCGCAGGGCGCATTCGAAACTTATCGCTTGCTCCGAATGCCAAGAACTCACTTTTCCCACTTTTTGAAGCTGTGATGAACTCCATTCACGCCGTCGAAGACAGATTTGGCAAGGATAATCTCAGCAAGGGCGAAGTCACAATCGAACTGCACCGCACTGAATCTGGGGAGATGGAAGGCTTTACTATTTCTGACAATGGAATTGGCTTTAACGAAAGCAATCTCGAGTCTTTTCGTCGAATGGACTCACGTGCCAAAGAAAAGATTGGCGGAAAAGGCGTAGGGCGCCTTGTTTGGCTCAAGGTGCTGGACGAGGTGCGTATCCAAAGTGTTTATGATGACGGGTCCATCGGTCGTTCTATTTCTTTTGATTTCAAGGTTTCCAACCCAACGGACAATCTGACCCTTGCGCCAGCGGATCAAAGCACTCCAGGCTCAATTATTCAGTTGACTCCCTACAAACGTGACTACGCTCTGCACATACCGAAGAAGGCAAGCACGATCACAAATCGGCTTTTGGCTCATTTCATCAGTTACTTCATCAATATTAGTCATCCAAAAATTACGGTCTGTGATGTTGATGCCGAGATAGACCTGTTCGATGCATTCTCAGAATCAGTTGAGCGCGATGCAGATTATCGGTTCACTTTGTCCGCATCTGGCGGGTCCGAAGATTTTGTCTGCCACTGTTTTCTGCTTCCCAAAGCAATCTCTGACGACGAAAGAAGCACGAACGCACTTTACCTTGGAGCAAACGGACGTGCTGTAAAACGGTTCGACATGGACGGGGTGATTGGCCTTAAGGCTATCGATAATAAATTCGCATTCCTTGGGTATATTGAAAGTGCGGCCCTCGATGAATCTGTGAATGACACTAGAACGGACTTCTCTTTGTCAGAAGATGAGATTGAGAGCATCGTCGATCAGGCGAAAGAGCGCGTCAAGGAGTTCCTCGCCCCCGAACTCGCTGAGATTCGAGAGAAGCAGACAGGCATTGTCAGCGCCCTCCGCATCGAGCATCCTCGTTTCCTTAGTATTCAAGGAACGGACGCTGAAGTCGCGGAAACGCTCCATTACGGCACGAACCGGAAAGAGGACATATTTGTGGAAATGTCCCGTCAGTCGCTACGACAATATGAACGCCGTAAGAATGCTTTCAAACGGTCAATTGAGAAGAAGCTGCCTGACGTGGAGGCGAAGGCCAAAGAGTATGTGGCAGAACTGAAGCAAGAGTCGGTGTCGTCGCTTGCTGAATATGTCATGAAGCGCAAGTTGGTTCTCGACGTGTTCGAAGAGAGCTTGAAATTCAAGCCTAATACAGATCAAGATTCCGAGTATGAGGACGTTCTCCACGACATAATCTGCCCTCTGAAATCCACTTCCTCGGATTTGGATTACGACGATCACAATTTATGGATCGTTGACGACCGACTGGCATTCTACTCATATTTCAACTCTGACACCCGCATGGAAAAGCAAGTGTCAGATCCCACTCACCCAAAAGATAGGCCAGACGTCTCCATTTTCGACCTTGGCCTTGGCTTTGAAAATGAAGACAAGTCCTCCCCAATCACTATTGTGGAATTCAAGCGTCCGAAAATCGACAACTACACGTTGGAGAAAAACCCCATCACGCAAGTCCGAAAATATGTTGAAGACATGCGAAAGTCTGGTGAGGCGATCAAGTATGACGGGACTCCCATACGCTCAATCGAAGAAACTACGCCGTTCATGTGTCACATCATCGCGGATATAACGCCCAAGCTACGTGATGTCATGAAGGCTCTCGGGAGCTTCCACCGAAAGGCGGGTTCAAACACATACTATTCGTGGGACGCGTCCTATTCGATTTTTATCGAGGTCTCGTCTTTCAAAGACGTTCTCGAGTCCGCTAAGTCACGCAACCGAGCATTCTTTGAACGTATCGGGATCTCGGTATAA
- a CDS encoding DUF2493 domain-containing protein — protein sequence MAYDTANTYETIELFGLTEKNAQLPIPEDHILTDHIIRESFEALLGQLRNTGLEAEIEPLAHGLATILQRRKVALGKEIDRTADKIGALAKSHDGSEIAETALEEAQARFLQLREIVGAIEVMSEAAAECYEIETGHAFIPAAGSRASVRAQETGAVFEARQLLEQHDRETAEKSKVEGVPLIVSGATDWTDVDVIFNTLDKVRERIKQNRNQEIFLCHKGGKHGAEMIAARWARARGVAQARFDPRWSAHGRAAPFKCNDEMLDDKFAATGVVLFGGNGVALNLGQKAEAKGLTVMRVADPAKKASQD from the coding sequence ATGGCTTACGACACCGCAAACACCTACGAGACCATCGAGCTTTTCGGACTGACCGAGAAGAACGCACAGCTGCCGATCCCGGAAGATCACATCCTGACCGACCACATCATCCGCGAGAGCTTCGAGGCTCTGCTCGGTCAATTGCGAAATACCGGGCTCGAGGCGGAAATCGAACCACTGGCCCACGGGTTGGCGACGATACTGCAGCGGCGCAAGGTGGCACTTGGCAAGGAGATCGACCGCACCGCCGACAAAATCGGCGCACTGGCAAAATCCCATGACGGATCGGAGATCGCCGAGACTGCGCTTGAAGAAGCGCAGGCGCGCTTTCTGCAGCTGCGCGAGATTGTCGGCGCCATAGAGGTGATGAGCGAGGCTGCGGCGGAATGCTACGAGATCGAGACGGGCCACGCCTTCATCCCGGCCGCCGGGTCGCGCGCAAGCGTCCGGGCGCAAGAGACCGGGGCGGTGTTCGAGGCGCGGCAGCTCCTCGAGCAGCACGACCGGGAAACCGCCGAGAAGTCGAAAGTCGAGGGGGTGCCTCTGATCGTCTCGGGCGCAACCGACTGGACCGATGTCGATGTGATCTTCAACACGCTCGACAAGGTTCGGGAGCGGATCAAGCAGAACCGCAATCAGGAAATCTTCCTCTGCCACAAGGGTGGCAAGCACGGGGCGGAGATGATTGCGGCTCGGTGGGCCCGGGCACGCGGGGTCGCACAAGCGCGCTTCGATCCGCGCTGGTCCGCGCATGGGCGGGCGGCACCGTTCAAGTGCAACGACGAGATGCTGGACGACAAGTTCGCGGCGACGGGGGTTGTGCTCTTCGGCGGCAACGGGGTCGCGCTGAACCTCGGGCAGAAGGCGGAAGCGAAAGGCCTGACGGTCATGCGGGTTGCGGACCCGGCGAAGAAGGCGTCGCAGGATTGA
- a CDS encoding helix-turn-helix domain-containing protein encodes MTVDLEQHELLKFRLRLAGTSMAKIARSLGITQSTVTVVSQGYRRSHRVQSAIANQLGTTPEELFPDRYPK; translated from the coding sequence ATGACAGTCGACCTGGAGCAGCACGAGCTATTGAAGTTCCGCCTACGCTTGGCAGGCACTTCAATGGCGAAGATCGCGCGGTCTCTCGGCATCACGCAAAGCACCGTCACGGTGGTGAGCCAAGGTTATCGCCGCTCGCATCGCGTCCAGTCCGCGATCGCCAACCAGCTTGGGACCACACCTGAAGAGCTATTCCCTGATCGCTACCCGAAGTAA
- a CDS encoding helix-turn-helix domain-containing protein produces MSRSKRLTDADRMEIVREAAEGISTSVLAERFGVSVRAIQYTLKADAERQTDAAIPVSAVSVKVTAAELAALDEVLAEAGIESRAEGLRRLIQAAGGVFVPDAQMAAEMARYRASLHEVGNGVAQIAKQMTRANRQGQGADGSTSAEFSELRLAQMRGLARFILDSADEIDLLLRRRRDAMQLEATAALREFAHAAE; encoded by the coding sequence ATGTCTCGTTCAAAACGTCTCACAGATGCGGACCGCATGGAGATCGTTCGCGAGGCTGCGGAAGGCATTTCCACTTCAGTGCTGGCGGAACGGTTTGGCGTGTCGGTGCGGGCGATTCAGTACACGCTCAAAGCTGATGCCGAGCGCCAGACGGATGCCGCGATCCCGGTCTCAGCGGTCAGTGTGAAGGTCACGGCTGCGGAGCTTGCGGCGCTCGACGAGGTGCTGGCCGAGGCCGGAATTGAGAGCCGGGCCGAGGGGCTGCGGCGGCTCATTCAGGCGGCGGGCGGGGTGTTCGTTCCGGACGCGCAGATGGCAGCAGAGATGGCGCGCTACAGGGCTTCACTGCACGAGGTCGGCAATGGGGTCGCGCAGATCGCCAAGCAGATGACGCGGGCCAACCGGCAGGGGCAGGGCGCTGACGGTTCCACGAGTGCCGAATTTTCCGAATTGCGCCTTGCGCAGATGCGCGGGCTGGCGCGGTTCATTCTAGACAGCGCCGACGAGATCGACCTGCTCCTGCGCCGCCGACGTGACGCGATGCAGCTGGAGGCCACGGCCGCGCTGAGGGAGTTTGCCCATGCGGCTGAATGA
- a CDS encoding restriction endonuclease, with the protein MKRLGNLSPPDFEDLCRDILQAETGQRFSAFGAGADGGVDGRHSKGPKSTILQCKHYLNSTFSQLKSALKVEVPKIDLLKPSRYIFVTSQSLTRARSDELAVVIGDRLKHPEDIWGAEDIEAALKRHPDIEKAHMKLWMTSTAVLEKVLQSGLEAHTEATKAEILDELRVYVRNPSFDAAFEKLEQHRVLVVSGPPGVGKTTLAKMLTYHSESPGPPRAARHRADLHRPRAPAIVTRQGRDRAADRPCPRGPGWLGRDRRGRTWRAGRDVVKGSGRGPAPPATD; encoded by the coding sequence GTGAAAAGACTTGGAAATCTGTCACCTCCGGATTTTGAAGATCTGTGTCGTGATATCCTGCAAGCTGAAACAGGTCAGCGGTTTTCTGCGTTTGGTGCGGGAGCTGATGGCGGTGTTGATGGCAGGCATTCCAAGGGCCCTAAGTCGACCATTCTTCAGTGCAAACATTATCTGAATTCGACGTTTTCTCAGTTGAAGTCCGCTCTGAAAGTGGAAGTGCCGAAGATCGATCTTCTGAAACCAAGTCGTTACATTTTCGTGACATCTCAATCGTTGACACGAGCGCGCAGCGACGAACTGGCAGTTGTGATAGGTGATCGCCTCAAACATCCAGAAGACATTTGGGGTGCGGAAGACATTGAAGCCGCGTTGAAGCGTCACCCCGACATCGAAAAGGCACATATGAAACTCTGGATGACCAGTACAGCAGTTTTGGAGAAGGTGCTGCAGTCAGGTCTTGAGGCCCACACGGAAGCGACAAAAGCTGAAATTTTGGACGAGTTGCGTGTATATGTTCGTAACCCAAGTTTTGACGCAGCGTTTGAAAAGCTCGAACAACATCGCGTCCTCGTTGTGTCTGGCCCGCCAGGGGTGGGGAAGACCACGCTGGCCAAAATGCTTACCTATCACTCCGAATCCCCCGGCCCGCCTCGAGCCGCGCGACACCGCGCGGATCTCCATCGACCTCGAGCGCCAGCGATCGTCACCCGGCAGGGCCGAGACCGCGCCGCGGATCGACCATGCCCGCGCGGCCCTGGCTGGCTCGGCCGAGACAGGCGGGGGCGCACCTGGCGGGCAGGGAGGGACGTGGTGAAGGGCTCGGGGAGGGGGCCGGCACCGCCGGCAACCGACTAG
- a CDS encoding DUF192 domain-containing protein, producing the protein MITLISAALAGLMAPGCDAATAILGGHRFFLEVANTEQERDRGLMERPPLPSGAGMVFAYPSARPVWFWMKDTPAPLDMIFLNGQGAVRKIHADAKPNDETAIFGGWSIQYVIEVRAGDAAALGLKVGQVISDAACKPVP; encoded by the coding sequence ATGATTACCCTCATTTCCGCCGCTCTCGCCGGGCTCATGGCGCCAGGGTGCGATGCCGCGACGGCCATTTTGGGCGGCCACCGATTCTTCCTCGAAGTCGCGAATACCGAACAAGAGCGGGATCGTGGCCTTATGGAGCGGCCGCCCTTGCCGTCCGGCGCCGGGATGGTCTTCGCCTACCCCTCCGCGCGCCCGGTTTGGTTTTGGATGAAGGACACACCTGCCCCCCTCGACATGATATTTCTCAACGGTCAGGGCGCCGTGCGGAAGATCCACGCAGACGCGAAGCCGAACGATGAAACAGCCATTTTCGGGGGGTGGTCGATCCAGTATGTCATCGAGGTCCGGGCGGGCGACGCTGCGGCGCTCGGGCTCAAGGTAGGCCAGGTGATTTCCGATGCTGCCTGCAAGCCGGTCCCCTGA